Part of the Pyricularia oryzae 70-15 chromosome 3, whole genome shotgun sequence genome, GTGGCACGAGGACGATTGGATTTCAACAAAGTCCTGATCGATTGTTCGCAACCTCGGGGAAAGCCGCGAGTGGCGCCGTTATAGAGTATCGCCATGGCTTTCAAGCTGATATCGGGGTTCAGCTTGACTGCGACCCCACGACCACCAAGGCATGGCTGCTACCCGCCACCACGACGGCCTCAGGATCCGGCCATTATTTGATTCTGACAACCCCGGACCGGTCGACCCTACTGCACCTTTCCGATGACCTGTCCGAGCTTAGCTGCCCTGAAGAGGATGCTGGGTTTGATCTCCTTTCACAGACCTATGTTGCTCATGCTATATCCAAGCGTGTCATCTTACAGGTCACTGAAACTCACTTAGCCTGTGTGGCTGCACCGCCTGAAAGCTATCAATGGCCTTCTAGCCAAGTTGAGCAAAATCATCCACGGGGCGATGAAGACCTCCTTCAAACGCCCCTATCCAGTGTGCGAGTGCGACTTCGGGACCTGTTCACTCACAATACACCTGGAGAGGATATGGTGTTTACACACGCAGCTGCGTTGGACGAATTTGTCTTGCTCTCGGCGACGACAAACCATAGCACGCACATCCACCTGTGCCGTATTGAGCCCGACTTGTCACCATCCGTGGTCAGAAGCTTCCCGGTTCAGGGTGAGGTAACTTGCTTGGCCTCTGGCACATTCCGTGGTGTCAGGCATGTTTTTGCCGGTCTATGGCTTGACAACGTGCCAAGCTTGGCACGCTTGTCGCTTGACGGGCTGGATGCAGGCAGACTTGAAATTGTCCCCATCGCTCCAGGTAGGATATGCATGCTCTCCTGTCCTGAAGTTTCCTCCCTTTTGACAACCTTACTTATTCTGGGTGCAGATCCGGCTAGTTCTCTCCCGCTACCTAGCTTCGACTCAAGCAGTATACCGCATACCACCATCGGCGGATACGTTAGTATCTCTACCGCCGAGATAGATGAATATTCTGTTCTAGTTCTTGGTACCCGCGAAGGTTCAGTTATTACTTTTGCTTCACGTGGGGAAGAATCAGTCGTTTGTACCGAAAAATTCGGTTTAACTCCTGTGACCACAAGTGACTTCGGATTCGGCGACAGGAGGGATATGGTCACTGTCTGTTGCGACTCGAAACTGTGGATTCTTACCGGCTTTGACagcaaaagaacaaaaaattTCAGAGAGAAGTATCGCGTTTGGCCAGTCGACACCCAAGAGCTGAAGCCGACCGAAGGCCCAAAGTCAACGCCGGCCCCTTCCACTATTCCCATTGTATCAGCTACTGCCCTGGATGCCCAGCTGGCACGAACCCCTCAACATCTTCCGTTAATGCTTACAACGGGTAACCAGATCGTTCTCGCCGAGGTACTCCTGAAACCCCGGCAAGTCCCGTGGACGATATCCTTGGGTGTGACGCCAACCACTGCCATATACTCCCACGTATTGAATTGTCTCGTGGTTGGAGTGATTGACAAAGCAAGCAAGACCACGCTAAAGTTCATCGACTTGGAGACTGGGGAGGACATTGCTTACCCGGTCAAACAAGACGATGAGTCATCTCAGTATGTTGCCGGGCTTGGGGTTAAGGGGGATACCATATTGAGCCTGTCAGAGTGGATCTATCAGAAATCCAAGCATAAATTCGCATTCATCCTGGTTGGCTCGCGATCTGCCGGCATACAAGTGATCACGGCAACGAACATGGCGGATAGCAGGACAGGGGGAAAGAGAAAGATCAAGTACTACACCCGATTCAAGCGAAGGGCTACGGGGCCTGTGCACTGCATTATTGGCCACCAGGATGGTATAATATACTGCCAGGGCTCGACACTAAAATGGGAGATACTCGACAACATTCAGAAGAAGCTTGTAGTTTGGAAGACTTTTGACCTTCAATCTCCCGCCAAGGCCCTATCGGTTTGGGATGGCGGCAGGGCTGAGAATGAACAAGACCAACCACCGGGCTGGAATCGTGATGGTGCCAGGCTGGCCATGAGAAGTGGAAAGACAGGTAAAGGAAAGCAAAAGGCAGCCGACGGTGACTTGTCAGAGCCGGAGGAAGAGGCGAGCAAAGAATCGGATGCACAGAGCCTGGAACGTAGGTTGGCAAGCCATGTCATTGTGACAACGATGCACCACTCGGTCATTGTTCTCTCTCACCGAGATGATAGAGCCACGGAGATGACGCATTCACATTCGGACCCCTTTGAGCGTCAAGGCCTGCATTCGATCGGGCAGGGCAACATGGAAGGGAGCTCGATATACCTCACAACAGATATGACGCGCGCCCTGACCGGGCTGTGGGTGCCGTGGAGACAGCCAGGCTGCAACTGCGAGGTGTTGTTCGAAGCGGAACTGCCTTCCTCGGTCAGGAAGATGGTAGCAGCGCGCACCAGGCCCGGCTGGGCTGCGGCACAGCGGACGGCCGGCTACGGAATAATGAAGTGCGACGGGATGGAAACGCTGGGAATATCGGTCGACGGACGCCTGCAGCACTTTCAGATCATTGGCGTCGAGGCCTGGGGCGTCTTGAGGCTGGTGGTCAACCTAGCCATGGGGACCCCCGAGATCTGCCCCTTCATCTGGCGTTATGCAGAGGATTGGCAGGAAGAGCCCGAGCCCGTGTACGATGGCGGGTTTATGCTGCAGATAGACGGCAACATTGTGCAGAGGGTGCTGGACAAGAGGGCGCTGGAAGGGCTGTTTAGAAACGAAAAGCATTTCAAGAGCCTTGTTCAGAAGCTCAAGGATCTGGACACAGCCGAGGCGGAGGATGGTGGCATTTGGCGCATGGCTGGCCTTTTGCCACCGCCGGATGATGCCGTAATGAAGCACAAGGAGGTCTTTTTCGAGCTGGTGTACGCCATCATGGAGTATTACCTTTCGCCCATAATTTGAGGCAGAAAGGTTGATTTATGAAGTCAAGTTGACTGCACTCTCTTTGCCATTCAACTGTCAGTTATGATCTatgttctagttctagtgctAGACTGGTTCTGGTCCCCTGTTGTTTGTGTGTAGTCCCTGGTCACAACAGAATCGCATCTTCTTATTTGTATCGTTGGGAAGTCGATAAGCCcctgaaaatacagggtgTCAGTGCCAGTAGTGTAGAATGGTGCAGGCGGGTAGATACTAGGCAAACAAAGGTACTCAAAGCTCTCTTGTTGACATTTTTATTCTAAAATTATAAGAGTggcataggtaggtacatgtAACCGTAACCATAAAAATCCAGCGCCGTTTTCCTGAATTCAAAGTTTAGGCTAATTACAAGTTTATACTCGAGATCAATGCGTTGGCTTCAAGGGACAAGCATAGCCAATTACTAGGGTATCATTATTATTGAATGAGGTTGAGCCGTTGGACTCATAGTCTGTGTCACGATGCCGATTCATAAATAGAATACGGCACCTAGAATTGCAGCAAAAGCAGCTGCAAAGGAGCCTGCGTTGACGGCAGCACCAAGACCGGGCACACCAGTCTCTGACTGTGTCTGCGTAGCGGTGGGGTCGCGGCTGGAAGAGACAGGAGATGCGGTCGACCCTGACGTAATGGCAGATGTTGGCTCAGGAGTAGCAGTGTTGGTAATGGATGTCTCTGTCTGGATTGTAAACCCGATAGAGGAATCGCCATCACTGGCAGCACTTGATGGAGAAGCTTCACCTATGCCAGCTACCGACGTCTGAGTTTGGATTGAGAAGACGTTTGCTTGTTGGCCGGTGGCTCCCAGTGATATTCTGCTGTCTGGATTCAAAGGTGGTTCCACAGCGTCAGAAGCCCCTGGAGACTCAGTCCCTGGCGAGGAGCCAGATGAGCGTGCTGTATCAGCAGCCTTGTTGCAGGACAGGTCGTATAGTTGCTTGCCGCTTGAGTCGAGAATGCCAAAAGATGGATTCGGGGTATTGGGAGCTGCATCCTGCAAAGTGTACCAATACACGTTCATGCTGCCAACAATAGCGCAGCCGACCTGTTGCCAGTACTTCCTGGCGTTCTCGACGCTAGGTAGGGCGCTACCGCTCGTCTTTCCACTAACAGGGAAGCCGGTCTCGGTAATCCAAACGGCTTTACCGGCCGCAACATTCCTTGTTGACTGAAGCGAGCTGTCAAAGAGGGCTTTGTTCTGATCGATGGAGTTGCCTTGAGCTGCGGTTGTTTCGAAATAAGGATATCCGTCAAATCCGAGCCAGTCGACAGCGTTGATGACGGCCTGATTTCTGCCCACGTTGACCCACTCTGTCCAGGTATCAACATGACCGATCTGTAAGATTGTTGTTAGTGAGCGTCAGTCAAGTGTTATACGCAGGTCTAAACATACGGGAACTCCGTCAAGAACAGTGCCTTTGATGACAGCGCGGGTCTGCGCGATATAATCGACGATAGTTCCGGGGTCGGCCCCGGCATTCTCTTTGTTGGCTTTACCAGTCGGGGAATTCCGATACAGGTCCTCGGAGCCTACCGAAATTCCCAAAACAACTCCTTTGAGCCGATCACCATAAGTGCTAATAGATTTCCTCAGTGACTCCAATtcgtttgcgaatgctgggGCACCAGCCGACGCCCATAGTCCCAGTAGCAGCGACGTCTTTGTCTCAATGGCTGCAGGAATCGCAGATATAGGGTCATTGGGCGTGCCATCTTGGATATTGGTATACAAGCGAGCACTTGTCTAATCAAGTGTCAGCAGATGTAATACAACCCCAACAAGATGAACTATCAAGGAATGGGGGACTTTACAAAGCCTTGTGGGGCTCCCGATAAGCTGGCAGCACTCCTGAACTCCTTTGCGAAGTCTGCTTGCGTTTTTGCAGCTCCAGTTGTGAAGGTGCTGCCGTAGTTAAATCCCGTGTGATATTGTTGACATGTCGCCAGCTGTGCCGTGGCCAAAACCACTAGGATCGAAAGGAAACGCATACTCGAAGCGGGTAACCCGAGGCAGATGTGCGCTACAGGGTTGGTGAGCCTTAGTTATATCTATGGGCCGTGGAgaatactagaactaggttgATTTACGTTGAGGCAGAGAGGCTCGAATGAAGATGTCAAAGGTCAAGTAAGGGTAGGTCGGCATGGAAGTATACAGATTTTTCTAGACTCTAGGACACGAAGGGTG contains:
- a CDS encoding GPI-anchored cell wall beta-1,3-endoglucanase EglC — translated: MRFLSILVVLATAQLATCQQYHTGFNYGSTFTTGAAKTQADFAKEFRSAASLSGAPQGFTSARLYTNIQDGTPNDPISAIPAAIETKTSLLLGLWASAGAPAFANELESLRKSISTYGDRLKGVVLGISVGSEDLYRNSPTGKANKENAGADPGTIVDYIAQTRAVIKGTVLDGVPIGHVDTWTEWVNVGRNQAVINAVDWLGFDGYPYFETTAAQGNSIDQNKALFDSSLQSTRNVAAGKAVWITETGFPVSGKTSGSALPSVENARKYWQQVGCAIVGSMNVYWYTLQDAAPNTPNPSFGILDSSGKQLYDLSCNKAADTARSSGSSPGTESPGASDAVEPPLNPDSRISLGATGQQANVFSIQTQTSVAGIGEASPSSAASDGDSSIGFTIQTETSITNTATPEPTSAITSGSTASPVSSSRDPTATQTQSETGVPGLGAAVNAGSFAAAFAAILGAVFYL